One genomic window of Portunus trituberculatus isolate SZX2019 unplaced genomic scaffold, ASM1759143v1 PGA_scaffold_205__4_contigs__length_1045770, whole genome shotgun sequence includes the following:
- the LOC123500347 gene encoding LOW QUALITY PROTEIN: H(+)/Cl(-) exchange transporter 4-like (The sequence of the model RefSeq protein was modified relative to this genomic sequence to represent the inferred CDS: inserted 1 base in 1 codon) gives MESRPLTRHGAMTGGATSHSRHPNYQALSQPSHSSVATPGPSRDHPPDTLDSPVQFEDMDEAGPAHQITTNSSTANLAALDAEEQEFQGIGQYDDFHTTDWQRDIARDRMRHRYIAKKKEESVWDWIKSGHDAWSGWLCVFLVGVIAGAVAGMIDIGTSWMSDLRFGVCQQAFWFNQEQCCWSSNETIYGPNNCSHFFLWPEAFGDSXRGAGGYIVSYIFYVLWSLLFASLAASLVMMFAPYACGSGIPEIKTILSGFIIRGYLGKWTLLIKSLGMILAVSAGLSLGKEGPLVHVACCIGNILSYMFPKYGKNEAKKREVLSAAAAVGVSVAFGAPIGGVLFSLEEASYYFPLKTLWRSFFAALVAAFVLRSINPFGNEHLVLFYVEYNKPWIFIELVPFILLGIIGGIIGTLFIKFNIRWCRYRKTSMLGQYPRLEVVVVTLITAAIAYHNPYTRMNTSNLIYLLFSQCGVANTDSLCDYQRNFTSANTAIEIAAAGPGVVRAVWLLALALIFKCVATVFTFGLKVPCGLFIPSLAMGAIIGRLVGIGMEQLAYHNQDWAVFAGECSTGENCITPGLYAMVGAAAVLGGVTRMTVSLVVIMFELTGGVRYIVPLMAAVMASKWIGDAFGREGIYDAHIILNGYPFLDSKEEFSHTTLAHDVMRPGKNESFYVITQDSMTLDDVEQLLRETDHNGFPVVVSRQSQYLVGFVARRDLNIAISQAKKNTEGIVGESLVLFTSSVPSPWMGPPPLRLRKILDLAPITITDQTPMETVVDMFRKLGLRQTLVTHNGRLLGIITKKDVLRHIKFLESEDPESVLFN, from the exons ATGGAATCTAGGCCCTTGACACGACATGGGGCCATGACAGGCGGCGCGACCTCTCACAGCAGGCACCCCAATTACCAGGCACTCTCCCAGCCCTCTCACTCCTcg gtGGCCACCCCGGGACCCAGCAGAGACCACCCCCCTGACACCTTGGACAGCCCAGTACAGTTTGAAGACATGGATGAGGCGGGACCAGCACACCAGA TTACAACAAACAGCTCGACAGCCAACCTCGCAGCCCTGGACGCAGAGGAGCAGGAATTTCAGGGCATTGGGCAGTATGACGACTTCCACACCACGGATTGGCAGCGGGACATTGCCAGGGACCGCATGAGGCACCGCTACATTgccaagaagaaggaggagagtgtgTGGGACTGGATCAAAAGTGGACACGATGCCTGGTCTGGTTGGCTCTGTGTGTTCCTGGTTGGGGTCATTGCCG gtgCGGTGGCGGGCATGATTGACATTGGCACCAGCTGGATGAGTGACCTGCGGTTCGGTGTTTGCCAGCAAGCGTTTTGGTTCAACCAGGAACAGTGCTGCTGGTCATCCAATGAGACCATCTATGGACCAAACAACTGCTCCCAT TTCTTCCTGTGGCCTGAGGCGTTTGGTGACT CCCGAGGCGCAGGAGGCTACATAGTGTCATATATCTTCTATGTGCTGTGGTCGCTGCTGTTCGCCTCCCTCGCTGCGTCGCTGGTCATGATGTTTGCCCCCTATGCGTGTGGCTCGGGGAttcctgag ATTAAGACAATTCTGAGTGGCTTCATCATCCGTGGTTACCTTGGCAAGTGGACCCTGCTCATCAAGTCACTGGGAATGATTCTAGCTGTGTCTGCCGGCCTGTCTCTTGGCAAGGAAGGGCCTCTTGTGCATGTCGCTTGCTGCATAG gtaacatCCTCTCGTACATGTTTCCGAAATATGGCAAGAATGAGGCCAAGAAGAGAGAGGTGCTgtccgccgctgctgctgtggGCGTGTCTGTGGCCTTCGGAGCGCCCATTGGAGGAGTGCTCTTCAGCctggaggag GCCTCGTATTACTTCCCACTAAAGACACTGTGGCGGTCGTTCTTCGCTGCGCTGGTTGCTGCGTTTGTGCTGCGTTCCATCAACCCCTTTGGCAACGAACATCTGGTGCTGTTCTACGTGGAATACAACAAACCGTGGATATTTATAGAGCTTGTGCCGTTCATCTTGTTGGGGATCATTGGG GGCATCATCGGCACCCTGTTTATCAAGTTTAACATCCGATGGTGTCGTTACCGCAAGACATCCATGCTGGGGCAGTACCCGcgcctggaggtggtggttgtgactcTCATCACTGCCGCCATAGCTTACCACAACCCCTACACCAGGATGAACACCTCAAACCTCATCTATTTATTGTTCTCCCAGTGTGGTGTGGCTAATACTGATAGCTTGTG TGACTACCAGCGTAACTTCACCAGCGCCAACACAGCCATCGAGATCGCAGCGGCTGGCCCAGGGGTGGTGCGTGCTGTGTGGCTGCTGGCGCTGGCCCTAATATTCAAG TGTGTGGCAACAGTGTTCACCTTTGGTCTCAAGGTTCCCTGTGGTCTGTTCATCCCTTCACTAGCTATGGGGGCTATTATTGGCAGGCTGGTGGGCATTGGCATGGAGCAGCTGGCCta CCACAACCAGGACTGGGCAGTGTTTGCTGGGGAGTGTAGCACCGGCGAGAACTGCATCACCCCCGGCCTGTATGCCATGGTGGGCGCTGCGGCAGTGCTGGGCGGCGTTACCAggatgacag TGTCGCTGGTGGTGATAATGTTTGAGCTGACGGGTGGCGTGAGATACATCGTTCCCCTCATGGCTGCAGTAATGGCCAGTAAATGGATTGGCGACGCGTTTGGCCGGGAGGGGATTTATGACGCACACATCATACTCAACGGCTACCCATTCCTGGATTCAAAGGAGGAGTTTAGCCACACGACTCTTGCCCATGATGTTATGCGGcctgg GAAAAACGAGTCATTCTACGTGATCACCCAGGACAGCATGACCCTGGATGACGTGGAACAGCTGCTGCGAGAGACGGACCACAACGGCTTCCCTGTGGTGGTCAGTCGGCAGTCACAGTACCTGGTGGGCTTTGTGGCAAGACGGGACCTGAATATTGCCatca GTCAAGCCAAGAAGAACACTGAGGGCATTGTTGGAGAGTCTCTggtcctcttcacctcctctgtCCCGTCACCATGGATGGGACCGCCACCCCTTCGCCTGCGCAAGATCCTGGACCTGGCCCCCATCACTATCACTGACCAGACCCCTATGGAAACCGTTGTGGACATGTTTAGGAAATTAGGGCTGAGACAGACACTGGTAACTCATAATGG